The Rhinatrema bivittatum chromosome 4, aRhiBiv1.1, whole genome shotgun sequence genome window below encodes:
- the RPS29 gene encoding 40S ribosomal protein S29: MGHQQLYWSHPRKFGQGSRSCRVCSNRHGLIRKYGLNMCRQCFRQYAKDIGFIKLD, translated from the exons ATGGGTCATCAGCAGCTGTACTGGAGCCATCCCCGGAAATTCGGACAGGGATCCCGGTCTTG CCGTGTGTGCTCAAACAGGCATGGGCTGATTCGTAAATACGGACTAAACATGTGCCGTCAGTGCTTCAGACAGTATGCCAAAGACATCGGCTTTATCAAG ttggATTAA